The Chrysemys picta bellii isolate R12L10 chromosome 10, ASM1138683v2, whole genome shotgun sequence genome segment GACCTCATCTGCTGGTACATGCTAGGACATGTGGGTCTTGAGAAAGAATTGATGTTCAAAGCCTTGGAGGAGGCAAAGGAAGGCTCTGTAAGCATTAGGAAGTCCTTTCCAAATGCAGCAAGCAGTGTGGAAGAAGGTACAAAAGCTAGCATGTTGGAGACAAAGCAATGGTAAGGTGAGCAAATGGTTAGGGCAAGAGGAAGCCCGCAGGAAGCCAATGAAAGGATTCAGAATGCAGCATGACCTAGCCAAAGAGGAAGATGCAGGCTGCTGCACGCTGGGTGCACTGGAGGAGAGTAGAAAGGGGAAAAGAGAGGGGCCAACGTGGAGGGGCTGGAGAAGTGATGAGAGTGGGGCCACCCTCGCGTGCAAACCCCTACAGACACACTTATTGCGATGTGAGGGGCTCGTTTCCCTGTCGCTGCAGCCAGCGTGTCTACACAGAGCATAGCGCTGGGTTAGCTCACCCGGCTGGTGTCTCGCGCCACGCTCCTAGGCTAACGAGCCCTACAACGGAGGGAGGCCGCAGACCCCAGCGCCGCTGAGCAGGGGCTCTGCGGGCCCGCGACAGGGGAAGCGGGAGATGGGGGCGAGCTCCGCAGGGCGCATGGCAGCCACTCACTCTCCACCCAGGAGAGACTGCTCCGCTCACCGGGCGCGCCCGCGGGGCTGTTAAGCCCTAGCCGGGGGGCCTACGGGGGCTGATCCCCTGGGCAGCAAGGGCGGCGGGCTCTCGGGCAGCGCACGGAGCGGGCCGCCCCTCACCTGTATAGGTCGTAGCCAGCGGCGCGAGCCGAGCCCCGGGACGGGGCGGACGCGTTCTCGGAGAGCTTGGCGAAGCGGAGCCGCAGGTCAGGCTCCGAGGCCTTGAGCCTCTTGCTGGGGGACACGGCGGGGTCTGCTCCGGAGCACGGCATGGGGAGAGCGGGTGATGGAGACAGAGTTGAGCGAAGGGGAAGCGCTGGCGTTTCCCGCCTGCGCCATCCGAACCGTTACCACGCCCCGGCCCGGCCCATGAGGCGGAGTCAGGTCCCCCCAGCACAGAATGGGCTCTCCCGGCCCCACCCCTACCCAGGAGAGGAGCCCTCGGGGGCCGGGCTCGTCGCCCGGCTCTCGGGATTGCTGCTGGGCTCCCAGTCAGGGACCACGTTGCCTCTCTTATGGGCTGTGACCAGGCCGGAAGCTGCACAGGGACACCCCGCCAGCCGCGCGTCCTGCAGCCCCGGAGCCCTGCTCTTCTCTCGCCCCCGTACAACCCCGGAGCTGTGCAATGTGccatctccttccccctcccccaaaccaccACCCGGGCCTGCAGCACCGGAGCCCTGCCATCTTCCCACCACCCTGCCGCCGCCCCCATAACCACCGCCCGGCCCTGCAAAACGTGAGTCCTGCAACGCAGCCCTGCCATCGTCTCCCCACCGCCGTGCAAAACCTCTAGCCCGCCCCTCCGAGCCTGCCGCACTGGAACCTGCAACTCCCCCGGCCCGGCAGCATCGGAGCCCTGCAACCCCCGCCTTGGTCCTGCAAAACCAGGCTGCAACTCGCTTCCGCACCCCGGGCCGTACTGCCCCTCTCCGGATTGTGCTGCGGCGCCAGGGTTAATATCGCCGCAGCCCCTCGCTCCCCTCCCCTTACTGTGTCTGCGGAGGAGCTGCCCGAGGAGGCGCTTGGCCAGCATGGCGCCTGCtgcagctcgggggaggggggaactagCTGCTCAACAGCCGCAAAGGCCGAGCTGGCTGTAGGCCTCGCTTGGCGCACGCAGCCGCCCCCGGTAATCACCGCCGGTGCAGTGATTGCAGGCGCTGCCTGCAAAGGGACCGCTTTGTACCTACCCCTAAGGCATCACCTCGGCTGTGGTCTCCGCTCATGagctggagggaggtgggagcCGCCCAGGAAAACTCAGGGTGCTGCAGGTAGCGGGGTCGGCTTGTTCGGTAGGCAGCTTCCGCCCCTGCACAGGGCAACTGTGAGGTACAGCGTCTGAGGTGAGATGTAGAACTAatgtaatggagatatcctatctcctagaactagaagggaccttgaaaggtcattgagtccagccccctgccttcactagcaggaccaagtactgattttgccccagatccctaaatggcccccctcaaggattgaactcacaaccctgggtttagcagaccaatgctcaaaccactgatcagCAAAGATCCCGTGGTACTTTCCACAGGGATCAAAACAAAATATCTCTAGTGTCCTGGCTGAAATTCACAGTGAATAATTACTTGTATGGTCCACTAGTGCTTCACTGTGGTAGGCAGGTATCTCcagggatggggagctgagataGAGACATTAAGTGAGGAGATATCTGTGGTACAGTCAGGAATTCTGGCATGAACcctagtccagcaccttaaccacaagatcatctctTCAATTCATTATACAGTAGTAAACCAGAATCAGCTAGAAGTCCTCCTTGATAACACTGTCACTTCTAGTTTACATAATtctggaaacattttaaagataaaacaaaacactgttagatgaaggcaaaaaaaacccgcTCACCCATAAGAACCTCCAAATCCAGTCTACAAGGAAAAAATATGATCAGTGATGAACTTGATTTTCATGAAGAGGATCATATACTTCCACTACCACTTTAACCTAGTCATCTTGTTTCAGCTTAAGTATAACATTGTTTGATTCTACCAGCACATTTGGATGTTCATTGCACTTTTTTCACCATGCTCTGTAAAATAATACCTCCTTATAGTCATACATAATTCCCTAGatcagggtggccaacctgagcctgagagggagccagaatttaccaatgtacattgccagagagccacagtaataagtcagcagcccccccatcggctcccacccctgctgccagtgcctcccacccagcagcagccccgctgatcagcacctccccctccgtccccgcacctcccgatcagcagttttgtggcgtgcaggaggcgaaGGGTGAAGGAATGAGGGCAAGGCACGCTCAAGAGGGGGTGagaaggggtgcagtggggacaggccctgtggcagagccgggagttgagcagtgagcgccccccagcacattggaaagttggcgcatGTAGCTCCAGctccggagtcggtgcctatacaaggagctgcatattaacttctgaagagccgcatgtggctccggagtagggtgaccagatgtcctgtttttatagggacagtcctgatttttggggctttttcttatatagcaggggtcggcacgcggctcgccagggtaagcaccctggcgggccgggccagttttatttacctgctgacgcgacaggttcggccgatcgcggcccccactggccgcggttcgccgtcccgggccaatgggggcggcgagaagcctcggccagcacatcgctcatcCGCACCGCttcttgccacccccattggcccgggacggcgaaccgtggccagtgggggccgcgatcggccgaacctgtcgcgtcagcaggtaaataaaactggcccggcccgccagggtgcttaccctggcgagccgcgtgccgaacgttgtcGACCACTGTtaaataggcacctattacccccaccaccgtcctgatttttcacacttactgtctggtcaccctactccggagccacaggttggccacctctgccCTAGATCAAATTTACGCATACAAAACTGCACACCCACTTTTACATGTGCATTCTTTTGTGCACAGTCAGAGCTTTGGGCTAAAAATGGAGTCTTCTAAATTTTTGTCTAACAAAGCTTCCACTTACGGCTTTGATTAAAGATATTTCAGTAAAAATCAAAAGATATAAATGGGACTGTGTgttgcattttttaaatgcaGCCGTTGGTGGCAGAACCATTGCTATTCGCTTTAACCCAGTCATGGAAAATAGATTTTTGTATATGCTTGTTTTGAGGTTTGTTTGTTACTGGTATTAGATACTTTCTGTTTCACAATTGTTGCGCTGTTTTACATGAGGAGGAGTGGTGAATATTATAGCCCACTacactgaaaatgttaaaatacaATACTTTAGATTTATATTAATTTTGTTACAAAGGTATGTATACTGAGGAAAAAGGTAAATTAAATCTATTTAGAAGATTAGCAGTCTAGGTTTTCTGTAGCTAACCCCAATTGATTGCTTTCACAAACAGACCTGTATAATACCCTCTAATTAACACAGCAATGGACTATTTTATAAATAGTCTGTCCCCATTTTGAATTCTTCTTCATCAAGGAGCCACCAAAAAGAGATAAAAAGATAGCAGGAAagacttcctaactgtaagaacaataggacaatggaacagactacctaggaaggttgtggagattttcaaaagaaggcTAGCATCTGTCTGGAATGATTTAgaacaacaaatcctgcattttggcagggagttagactagatgaccttgcaGTCCTTTCAAACCCTATGATTCATGTGAAATCTTAAAATCACGTGAAAGTGAAAAGAGCATAAGGAAAAGgggtaaataaaaagagagagaatgaatgttGTAGaagtaacaaggagtctggtggcaccttaaagactaacagatttatttgggcataagctttcgtgagtaaaaacctcacttcttcggatgcattttttactcacgaaagcttatgcccaaataaatctgttagtctttaaggtgccaccagactccttgttgtttttgtagatacagactaacacggctaccccctgatacttgttgtAGAAGTGTGCATACTCTTTCCAGCTTATGGACTCTCAagttataaaataaatagcaAGTGGTGAAACTAAATCTTTGTCTAATTAGGCATTTTCTAGTCCTCCCTTTCATACCATGAGGGAAAAGAGGAAATGCTACTcctggaattctgtgccactgcacactgccagagaggtgctgcagttacgccttttgcccaccatgggctgctgtggtgccagaacagaaGGCAGTCAGCCCTGGAGAagctaagtatcagggggtagccgtgttagtctgtatctacaaaaacaacaaggagtctggttagtctttaaggtgccaccagactccttgttgtttctggaGAAGCTGTGTTCCTCATAGTGCCTTGCCTGCGGGGCCAGGTGAGAGgcacaggatgggggggggggcacaaggggcTGCTCATGGGTCACATAGatgggttcagaagggctagtttGGGGGACAGATTAGTATGGGCTAAATGGGAGTCAGggtgcatggggatgggggaggaggggtggctgaATGGGATtacagggacacatggggggccTGGGCAAATGTGCCTGActaaatgggagaggctagggatcAGCCAGAGTGTGCATGAAggttccccaactccctaacaatgcctcttcccccgcccccccaagaaaAACAACTGTTCCATACTTCTACCACTCACACCCACCaatcctccaggttcactcccaagctccttcccagcaattacttccctcacCCTCaactcctccattacccctgactcccccaagcccttgcagtgcttctgaggggtgcaggaaatacatttctgtattgtaatttaaatgaattattattcagAGTTCTgaattaatatgcctagtaaggaacctatttgtcaaaaaacatttcctgaatcttcttttgttgtctgtattacTACAGACATACCcactgacagatattttgaaatacattaccaaaataattgaaactggtatgattaTATTGTATTACTTTGACAactaaaatgtgcagaattttgcagaattttaaaatattgtgctcagaatttttaattttggggcGCATAATTCCCCCACAATTAAAATGCTTGCATACTTGTCTTTTCAAGTGTCATTTGTAATTAGGTAAAGTTACTATAGATaccagatgggtgaggtaatatctttcattggaccaacttctgttggtgagagaggcatgcttttgagtttacacagatcTCTTTTCCCTGACCATTGTGTGTCCTGTAATCTGGGGGACGTGGCTCCTTCTGGGGTGTCTGAGCCTCTctccatgtgagctgggatcTGGGGGAGGGCTGAAGGTAATGCAAATTTAAACATCTGCAGTCCAAAAAACCAATAGTTAAAGTACAAACACCCCAAGGAGGTGAGGGGGCAGGACTGGCCATAGTGTGTGTGGGTCAGGGGCCTGGTTTAAAAGGGGTGAACTGGGTGAGCCTGGGGCATGGGTGAGGAAGCCTGGTTGAAGCAGGGGCAGGAGTTGCAGCTGCAGGTGAGTATTGGGAGTGAGGGGTCCAGCTCAGGGTGCCACTCAGGCTACATAACCAAGATAACGTGTGTGTAGCCCTCCAGTAAGCTGCTGGCTGTGTTGTGTACACAGCAGCAGAAGGTAGGAAACAGCAAGGAGCAACATCTTACATGTTAATGGCTGCTACAGTGGCCACTAATGGCTTAATGGGAAGGGGAAGGCGAGCTGAAAAtgttgggagcagggccggctttaagccgattcagccgattcggctgaattgggccccgcgcctaagagggctcCGCAGCTGtccactccgcccccagctcacttccccctcctttcctcccctgaatgctccgccccctgttcctccccctcccctgcttcccgcgaatcagatgtttgcgggaagtctgaaaaggggcaggcggcggcagcaacaggtaaggggggtgtgagGAGGGCTCCTGGGAGGCGCGGTACAgcgcagcccagtccggccctggccgagcggccccggcagctctggctccggctccagcccagcacgGGCCCCGGGAcagcggccccagttccggccgagcacccccggccctggcTCGGTCCCCGGGgcgccggcctggccccggcccgaaCACCTCTGGTCTGGAACTATTCTTACCTCTGcctctggcttgctgggtgaccttgggtgacttgctatgcctcagtttcccatctgtaacattctttgagatctactgatgaaaagcactatataaaagctaggtCTTTTGATTATTACCTAACCACAGTAGCATATCAGCTGCAAACCAAGGTGAGAATTATAAATGTCTAAATGAGCACTAACTCCTACGAACAaacatttccttttctgtttaaaaaacaaggaaattaaatgGTAATACCTTCATTAATGCAGACTTAAGGTTGCCCAGCAGTAGCTTGTGCCCTTTCAGAATGTCAAGTTCAGAAAACTCAGACTTTAGAAAATGAGGAACTACAGAGCTAAGGTGTATGtccatgtaaccttaactctgccctctttgagtGATGCCTCAATATGCCCATACTCATGCGCTGCTTTAAAGTGGGAAGTGATTGTTAAATTTCACAAGTGTGGTATTCTGTCAGCAGAGTAGGCTAAGTGTTTGAGTGTAGGACAGGGGCAGGTAGCTCCTTTTCTTTACAATGAAAAGACACAGTGCAAGGATGTgtgataaggggtttggggtcaTTTGTTTAACTATACCTTTTAGCAATTTGTAGTTTAAATATTAATTATACAtatattctctctctaatggaaaTAAAATAGCTTATTTTTTATGATAATGCATGAGATCATATAGTACTGTAATATTCCAGAATATACTATAAAAAGAACATGACACACAGATAGTTTAGTGGACTTCAATTATTTATTTCAGGTTAAAATGTTTAACAGATGTTCTTTAGAAAGCCTAGCAATTAAAGGAATAATCTCTTTTGAGCAGGAAAATTAAGACATTCAACTAAAGAGTAAAtgttatgtttattttattataagtTCTTTTGCAATTTACCAAATCAGTATAAAATGTGATCCTCTAAATCATATGAGAGTATACATTTGGGAAAACCACAATGTTCATAACAAATCTTAACAGAATGTTACTTCAGTATTTCATTAACTTCACTTTGAAATCTATTTCATAACCATATATGATTATTGCAATTATACATTTAATTTGGTTCCATGCAATAGTTTTAAAATTCATGATCAGCTATTATAATTTAGAAACTAATTTTCCATAAATCTAACTTTTCTGTTTGGCAGTTAGTTGGTTAGAAACTGTTTGCAAATAATGTCTTATGAGTAACTGGCAAATATATTTGGTAGGTGTCTAAGATAGATGCATACATTCAAAGAGACAGCATATGTGTTGGACGTAGTACATTTTTATATAGTCAGTAATTTGAGAAATGATATAATTGGGAAAGGCAGCTTAAACAGACTATTTTAAGGTATATATCTATATTACATTAAATTATCATTTTTAGTCAAATGCAGTGAAACGTCAGAGATATTGTCAATATGGGTTGATGTTATTGTCATTCTTCATGTATAGGAATCAGCAGCGATGTCAGCACAGTTCTGAAAGTagtgtttgtttaaataatttcTGCCCCTCCTGTTAATTGTCTCTTCAGTAACAAAGCCCAAATCATTTTAGATTCTATATAAATAGTAGCTTTTCAAATTTTTGGTGACAGATATGTGGCAcatagttgtttttttaaaacaggataTTTATGATTTGGAGCACATTCTCCATCAATAAGTAAAATTCTGTGTCTAAACTATTCAATAGTGTCTCTTTAGTATGGCTTCATCTTTAAAAATACCTGTGTTGAAATCAAACATACTGTATTCTAGGTATTTATATTTTTCTAGGAGTAAAAAGTTAGTACATTTTTGTGGTTGCCCCTGACCAGTAAGATTGGAGGCAGGTTCTTTGAGAGAATTTCTAACCAAGCCATATACAGATGATCAGACACTACTCCTTTTCTTGCCACTGGCAAGCTCCTGTTGAAGTAAAAAGAGGAGTAACATTAATTTTATAAATATAGGGTAACCCTGATAATATGCTTTTCAATAAATACTGTCTTGAGTAGAAAACTATAACCAATCTACTTAAAACAACCATACAGCCTAAGCATGAACATTCAAAATGTTAATCTTATAATATATGGGGTttctcttaggccctgatcctgaatcACTTACATATGTATTTAGTTTTACTAATGTGTGtaatcccaatgaaatcaatgctcatgatagtaaagttaagcatataaagttaagtgtttgcaggattggggtaaTAGAAATCACAAATTAGTTATATGTCTAGCTTGATAAGAATCAGAGgagaaaaaatataaaactgaTAAGTCATACATTCCATCTGCTTTGTATCAATCAAGGTCTGCTCTAAATTATTTTATGATAGTTTATTCCTGAGAGATCTGGGTTGTTACAGTACAGAGTAATTTTCCATATACCTGTATACTGCAAATGCAGTTTGTGCCTCCAGGAGATTGTTTTAGTAGCAGACTCACAGAggcttatcaaaacaaaacagtaacTGAAGCTTATTCAAGCACTTAAAGTGTGGTTCTGCTCTAAAAAGTGGCTCCCTTAAAAATAGCTTCGTGGTTCCATGTGTATTGGTTATTCTATTTGTCAAGTTCACAAGTAAGCATTTTTTCTAATTGCCATGCCTGCACAATCATCAATCTGGACCCTAAAAGTACATATTTCTGATTCTTAGATCCTCACCTAAAGATTCTTCAATCCAAATTATACCCCAAGTAAAACCTTGGCAATTCCTtctctgggggaattctgtgccagtGCACACGTGCaaaatttatgtcccctgcagatttctttgcttccccgcagaaataTGACCTTCTGAcggggaagccacaagagcggcagaaaggtaaatcactgtggtgcagggggcgggactggggaagacctggctccCTATCCTGCAccgggatcagctgctagtcctggctgggctggagaggacaggacttcctcttcccttgcacagcatctggggctgggtcagacccaccccaagATTTCTCCcctagctgcaggaagctctgcaaactctcccgccactcctgcCTCCTGTACCCATCACTcttcagctgcaggggaaggatccctgtacagggagctgctcccccatccacccaacccctgtaCATCCAgaaccccctcatacccagaccctctcGCCGATCCTCACCTCCCCCccgcactcagaaccccccatgatgagccccactccccttgcacctggaccaccccgacaagccacccgcacccagatccccaccccactgagccccaatcagccgcacctggatccccaccccactgagtcccattccccagcatctggacccccccaccgtgccctccacacccagacccctgccAAGTTCtaccccccctcccacatccagaccccccctactgagctccaaccaccttcacctggacctctctgcagagtcccattatcattgcacccagaaccccacaaGAAGCCCCATGtgcacccagatcccccccacccagatcccccagtgagctgcccacacccagattgccccacacagaaccctctcaacccacacctgaatccccccacactaagcccctccacacttggatcctgccttgctgagcctccctgcccacgcCTGGTACACCTGGCATGGAGgaggggtgtttctggggcaggcccagtccttgctctgtgtcagggtt includes the following:
- the DUT gene encoding deoxyuridine 5'-triphosphate nucleotidohydrolase, mitochondrial isoform X2 yields the protein MAHCTAPGLYGGERRAGLRGCRTRGWRGVPVQLPAWSQPIREATWSLTGSPAAIPRAGRRARPPRAPLLDPAVSPSKRLKASEPDLRLRFAKLSENASAPSRGSARAAGYDLYSAYDYVIPAMEKAIVKTDIQISLPSGCYGRVAGVIDEDYRGNVGVVLFNFGKEDFAVKKGDRIAQLICERIFYPELEEVQVLDDTERGKGGFGSTGQN
- the DUT gene encoding deoxyuridine 5'-triphosphate nucleotidohydrolase, mitochondrial isoform X1, which translates into the protein MAHCTAPGLYGGERRAGLRGCRTRGWRGVPVQLPAWSQPIREATWSLTGSPAAIPRAGRRARPPRAPLLDPAVSPSKRLKASEPDLRLRFAKLSENASAPSRGSARAAGYDLYSAYDYVIPAMEKAIVKTDIQISLPSGCYGRVAPRSGLAAKHFIDVGAGVIDEDYRGNVGVVLFNFGKEDFAVKKGDRIAQLICERIFYPELEEVQVLDDTERGKGGFGSTGQN